One Fuerstiella marisgermanici DNA window includes the following coding sequences:
- a CDS encoding Gldg family protein, giving the protein MIRANVILAVTKRNFRSYFSGILGYLFIIVFCVAASVMAFNSQFFASNQANLDQLSQQFPLLLLFLIPAITMTTWSDEKKLGTDELLFTLPATEVEILLGKYLSVLGVYTVAVLCSLVNGLILSWLGTPDYWQLLSCYFGYWLSGASLLSIGMLASALTNSATVAFVLGVVFCCVPVFIGSLSRLAEWVMTLFGSTGQLYELRTALNGLSLEQQLVDFSRGVIPLSSFCYFAFLTALMLYLNFVVVSKRRWNASEAVGMEVQYGTRAVCLCITFVSLLVMISLWPARADFTSEGLFTLSDATKQTLNNIEDGQQITIQAFVSPEVPSDYSETRRQLLGLLREFDLRGGGMVDVRLVDVEPFSEEAEEARALGVAPQRLQYEQDGKFEEAEVFLGAVVQSPTDNVEIPFFGKGLPIEYELTRSVRTVAQEERLTIGVLQTDANVISGGGMGGGRDWEIVNELRKQYKVISVNPSRPILAPDKADDSEDDDSDETDKPAENFDVLLAIMPSSLTQPQMDNFLEFVKSGKPVLIFDDPCPIFAQSQFGLSMAPKLPKPSPGGGMMGMQRQQPEQKADGGALTSLMRTLKVEWDNGRAVYDKAEPHPQFSTLPPEYVFISRGGKSSQAFNDEHPITRNLQDIVCLYTGTIQDAGGDDDVEFEALLTTSGQSGLLDWEDYISQSFSPMTMSPTAQINPSPKRYDDKYSHVVAAHITSDDDDTPLNVVFCSDIDMVSDWFFLERNRGNLDIAFDNVTFVLNAVDKLAGEETFIPLRSRRAELRTLTYVEDETRSLREKLNKEEKEADELMTDRLDEARKELQAEVDEVEKRADLDPRSKSALLKQKQDQLNRKLDLDEQELEREKNAKIRKAGLEMKREIRRVENRVRMFAYVLPAILPICFGLLFLGLRQLSETQSISAERRRR; this is encoded by the coding sequence ATGATTCGCGCAAACGTGATTCTGGCTGTTACCAAACGCAACTTTCGCAGCTACTTCTCAGGCATTCTGGGATATCTGTTTATCATCGTGTTCTGCGTCGCCGCGTCGGTGATGGCTTTCAACTCGCAGTTTTTCGCGTCCAACCAGGCCAATCTGGACCAGCTCAGTCAGCAGTTTCCGCTGCTACTGCTGTTTCTGATTCCGGCCATCACGATGACGACTTGGTCGGACGAAAAGAAGCTGGGCACCGATGAATTGCTGTTCACTCTGCCCGCCACAGAAGTGGAAATTTTGCTCGGCAAATACTTGTCGGTGCTGGGTGTGTACACGGTGGCCGTCCTTTGTTCGCTGGTTAACGGCCTGATTCTAAGCTGGCTGGGGACACCGGATTACTGGCAGTTGCTGTCGTGCTACTTCGGCTATTGGCTTTCCGGTGCGTCGCTACTATCAATCGGAATGCTCGCCTCAGCGCTGACGAACAGCGCCACTGTGGCCTTCGTATTGGGCGTCGTGTTCTGCTGCGTACCAGTCTTCATTGGAAGTCTGTCGCGACTTGCCGAATGGGTGATGACGCTATTCGGATCAACCGGCCAGCTTTACGAACTTCGCACAGCACTTAACGGCCTAAGCCTTGAGCAGCAACTGGTTGACTTCAGTCGAGGCGTGATACCACTGTCGAGCTTCTGCTACTTCGCGTTCCTGACAGCACTCATGCTGTACCTGAATTTCGTCGTCGTTTCAAAGCGACGCTGGAATGCTTCCGAAGCGGTTGGCATGGAAGTTCAGTATGGCACTCGAGCCGTTTGTCTGTGTATCACGTTTGTGAGCCTGCTGGTGATGATCAGCCTGTGGCCAGCTCGAGCAGACTTCACGTCTGAGGGCCTGTTTACGCTTTCGGATGCAACCAAACAGACATTGAACAACATTGAAGATGGCCAGCAGATCACCATTCAGGCCTTCGTGAGCCCCGAAGTGCCAAGCGACTACAGCGAGACGCGCCGCCAGTTGTTGGGCCTGCTGCGAGAATTCGACCTCCGCGGCGGCGGCATGGTGGATGTTCGCCTGGTAGATGTTGAACCCTTCAGTGAGGAAGCCGAAGAAGCTCGCGCACTGGGCGTCGCACCTCAACGGCTTCAATACGAACAGGACGGCAAGTTTGAAGAAGCGGAAGTCTTTCTCGGTGCCGTGGTACAAAGCCCGACGGACAACGTTGAAATTCCGTTCTTCGGCAAAGGCCTGCCGATCGAATATGAACTCACGCGTTCGGTCCGCACGGTCGCTCAGGAAGAACGTCTGACAATCGGCGTGCTGCAAACAGATGCCAACGTCATTTCCGGCGGCGGCATGGGCGGCGGACGTGATTGGGAAATCGTCAATGAACTCCGCAAGCAGTACAAAGTCATCTCCGTGAATCCGTCTCGGCCAATTTTGGCTCCCGACAAAGCGGACGACAGCGAGGATGATGACTCCGACGAAACGGACAAGCCCGCCGAGAACTTTGACGTCTTGCTGGCCATTATGCCGTCGTCTTTGACTCAGCCGCAGATGGACAACTTTCTGGAGTTTGTTAAATCCGGTAAGCCTGTGCTGATCTTCGATGACCCCTGCCCGATTTTCGCTCAAAGTCAGTTCGGGCTATCGATGGCTCCCAAACTGCCAAAGCCGAGTCCCGGTGGTGGCATGATGGGGATGCAACGGCAACAGCCAGAACAAAAAGCAGACGGCGGAGCACTGACATCGCTGATGCGAACGCTGAAAGTCGAATGGGACAATGGCCGCGCCGTCTATGACAAGGCTGAACCTCACCCGCAATTCAGCACGCTACCTCCCGAATACGTGTTTATCTCGCGCGGCGGAAAAAGCAGTCAGGCCTTCAACGATGAGCATCCCATCACCAGAAACCTGCAGGACATCGTGTGTCTTTACACCGGCACCATTCAGGACGCTGGCGGCGACGACGACGTTGAGTTTGAGGCACTGCTGACAACCAGCGGCCAGTCCGGACTGCTCGACTGGGAAGACTATATCTCCCAATCTTTCAGCCCGATGACGATGTCACCGACCGCTCAAATTAACCCAAGCCCAAAGCGGTATGACGATAAATATTCTCACGTCGTCGCGGCTCACATCACCAGCGACGATGACGACACACCTTTGAACGTGGTGTTCTGTTCAGACATTGACATGGTCAGCGATTGGTTCTTCCTGGAACGAAATCGCGGCAACCTGGACATCGCGTTCGACAACGTCACATTCGTTCTGAACGCCGTCGACAAACTGGCTGGCGAAGAAACCTTCATTCCACTCCGCTCACGACGCGCCGAACTTCGAACTTTGACGTACGTCGAAGACGAAACACGCTCGTTGCGAGAGAAGCTGAACAAGGAAGAAAAAGAGGCCGACGAACTGATGACTGATCGCCTGGACGAAGCTCGTAAAGAGCTGCAGGCGGAGGTCGATGAAGTCGAAAAACGGGCCGACCTTGACCCTCGCAGCAAGAGTGCCCTGCTGAAGCAGAAACAGGATCAGCTCAACAGAAAACTGGACCTTGATGAGCAGGAACTGGAGCGAGAGAAGAACGCAAAAATCCGCAAGGCGGGACTTGAGATGAAGCGTGAGATTCGTCGCGTTGAAAACCGTGTGCGAATGTTTGCGTATGTCCTGCCCGCCATCCTTCCCATCTGCTTCGGATTATTGTTTCTGGGTCTACGACAGTTGTCGGAAACGCAATCCATTTCGGCAGAACGACGTCGACGCTGA
- a CDS encoding ABC transporter ATP-binding protein: MSATSDVAESNAAQSADTATDVMIEARGLSKFYGEFAATQDVSFSVKRGEICAFLGPNGAGKSTTMKMLTGFLAPNRGESYLAGINVATDRIKASEKLGYLPENGPLYTEMTPEGMLRYIGEVRGVSGSKLSDRLAWVADKCSLTEVWRKPISKLSRGFRQRVGMAHAMLHDPEVLILDEPTSGLDPNQVHGVRELITELAKTKTILLSTHILQEVRAVCPRVVLINNGRIVFDGPTTDLGSSEVEMEEKFRSLTSAA; encoded by the coding sequence ATGAGTGCGACCTCAGACGTTGCTGAATCGAATGCCGCCCAATCGGCAGACACCGCGACCGACGTGATGATCGAAGCCAGAGGCCTTAGCAAATTCTACGGAGAATTTGCGGCCACTCAGGATGTATCATTTAGCGTCAAGCGTGGTGAAATCTGTGCCTTTCTGGGCCCGAACGGGGCTGGCAAAAGTACAACCATGAAGATGCTGACCGGCTTCCTGGCTCCCAATCGCGGTGAGTCATATCTGGCAGGCATCAACGTGGCGACAGATCGCATCAAAGCCAGCGAGAAGCTGGGATACCTGCCGGAAAATGGCCCGCTGTACACCGAGATGACGCCGGAAGGCATGCTCCGGTATATCGGCGAAGTCCGCGGTGTCAGCGGCAGCAAGCTGTCAGATCGGCTGGCCTGGGTGGCCGACAAGTGCTCGCTGACAGAAGTCTGGCGGAAGCCGATCTCCAAACTGTCTCGCGGCTTTCGTCAGCGAGTCGGGATGGCTCATGCAATGCTGCACGATCCGGAAGTCCTGATCCTGGACGAACCCACCAGCGGGCTCGACCCCAATCAGGTTCACGGAGTGCGGGAACTGATCACTGAGCTGGCCAAAACCAAAACCATTCTGCTGTCGACTCATATCCTGCAGGAAGTACGAGCCGTCTGTCCGCGAGTGGTGCTGATCAACAATGGTCGCATCGTCTTTGACGGACCGACAACGGACCTTGGTTCCAGCGAAGTGGAAATGGAAGAAAAATTCCGTTCGCTGACCAGCGCGGCCTGA
- a CDS encoding pyridoxine 5'-phosphate synthase yields MPQLGVNIDHVATLRQARLTNEPDPVHAAVLAEQGGADGITVHLREDRRHIQERDVRILRQTIRVKLNFEMAVEQAIVDFALDILPDQATLVPEKREELTTEGGLDVAGQRDRIHNCIEQLHQSNISVSLFIDPDVAQVEAARELGVDAVELHTGAYADAKSDTDRAAELGRIHEASNWALQQGLVLNMGHGLTYRNVKPIAEIEGVHEVNIGHSIISHAVMVGFERAVREMKDLVAG; encoded by the coding sequence ATGCCACAACTTGGCGTCAACATCGATCACGTCGCAACACTGCGTCAGGCTCGCCTTACCAATGAACCGGACCCAGTGCACGCGGCCGTGCTGGCAGAGCAGGGCGGGGCCGACGGTATCACCGTGCATCTGCGCGAAGATCGCCGTCACATCCAGGAGCGCGATGTACGAATTCTGCGGCAGACGATTCGCGTGAAACTGAATTTTGAAATGGCGGTCGAACAGGCGATCGTCGACTTCGCACTCGACATTCTGCCGGACCAGGCGACGCTGGTTCCCGAAAAACGCGAAGAACTGACAACAGAAGGCGGCTTGGATGTCGCTGGTCAGCGAGACCGAATTCACAATTGCATCGAACAGCTGCATCAAAGCAACATCAGTGTGAGTCTGTTTATCGATCCGGATGTCGCTCAGGTCGAAGCCGCTCGCGAACTGGGAGTGGACGCGGTCGAACTGCACACCGGAGCGTACGCCGACGCGAAGTCCGACACAGATCGTGCCGCCGAACTAGGCCGCATTCACGAAGCCAGCAACTGGGCACTGCAGCAGGGCCTTGTACTGAACATGGGGCACGGTCTCACGTATCGCAATGTCAAACCAATCGCTGAGATCGAAGGCGTCCACGAAGTCAACATCGGCCACAGCATCATCAGTCATGCGGTGATGGTTGGGTTCGAAAGAGCGGTCCGGGAAATGAAGGACCTTGTGGCGGGTTGA
- the cmoA gene encoding carboxy-S-adenosyl-L-methionine synthase CmoA — protein sequence MAQDRIYSVPLHHVGDFEFDDAVADVFPDMIRRSVPGYASMLSMIAQTAERYSQPATTLYDLGCSLGAGTVLLQQNAATDCRVIAVDSSAAMISKLNARLEKDNAGGAKVTTVQADIREVPIENASVVVLNLTLQFLPPEERTTLIQKVAAGMQPGGALLLSEKICFEDAAQQQLMTDLHHDYKRAHGYSDLEIAQKRTAIENRLIPETLATHVERLTNAGFRSVAPWFQCFNFSSILAVK from the coding sequence ATGGCACAGGACCGCATCTATTCTGTCCCGCTGCATCACGTTGGGGACTTTGAATTCGACGACGCCGTCGCGGACGTGTTCCCAGACATGATCCGGCGATCCGTGCCCGGCTACGCGTCGATGCTGTCCATGATCGCTCAAACGGCCGAACGGTATTCGCAACCCGCCACCACGTTGTACGACCTCGGTTGTTCGCTGGGAGCCGGCACGGTTCTGTTGCAACAGAATGCGGCCACCGATTGCCGCGTGATCGCGGTCGACAGTTCCGCCGCCATGATTTCGAAGCTGAACGCTCGTCTGGAAAAAGACAACGCCGGCGGTGCGAAGGTCACCACGGTGCAGGCCGACATTCGTGAAGTGCCAATTGAAAACGCATCGGTAGTCGTGCTGAATTTAACGCTTCAGTTTCTGCCGCCCGAAGAACGCACGACGTTAATTCAGAAGGTGGCCGCAGGCATGCAGCCTGGCGGAGCCTTATTGTTGTCAGAGAAAATCTGCTTCGAAGATGCCGCTCAACAACAGCTGATGACCGACCTGCACCACGACTACAAACGAGCCCACGGTTACAGCGACCTTGAGATCGCTCAAAAACGAACGGCCATCGAAAACCGCCTCATCCCCGAAACACTGGCAACTCATGTCGAACGCCTGACCAACGCCGGATTCCGTTCCGTCGCGCCGTGGTTCCAATGCTTCAACTTTTCATCCATCCTCGCGGTGAAGTGA
- the argS gene encoding arginine--tRNA ligase yields the protein MSITSLLRSRFQTALAPLADDVAPLLEMIRPSQDPKFGDFQANCAMPLAKKLGKAPRDIAAEIVAALDVADLCETPEVAGPGFINLKLKDDWIAERVRSIAGDDRLGVAPVEQPKHVIVDYSSPNVAKPMHVGHLRSSVIGDSICRTLKFAGHKVTSDNHIGDWGTQFGMIIYGYRNFVDDAAYQADPVAELARLYKLVNQLSDYHSAAAKLPELKQKLEQQQTDLAEAEAAADPADKKAKKKLKSDRKAVDATRDAIKSAEEKIAVVDGDAALKTQADAHPDIAKAARQETSKLHAGDADNQKLWDEFLPACLQALNHVYDRLGVKFDLTLGESYYNPMLTDVVSGLKEKGLATESDGATCVFQPGNDAPFIVQKSDGAYTYATTDLATIQYRVEELKADEILYVVDKRQSEHFNLLFETCRRWGYENVTCQHVSFGTVMGKDGKPFKTRSGDNVGLESLIEEAIGRAKSIVDENDDRRETPMLDDSQRADVAEIVGTGGIKYADLHHNRDSDYTFDWDKMLATSGDTATYMQYAYARICGIFRQLEIDRDSLKTAGGEVLLSTPEERALSLQLIQFDSAIESVLTDYRPNMMTAWLFETAGRFSTFYANCSVQKAESPELKNSRLVLCDLMARALKTGLSLLGIQTAEVL from the coding sequence ATGAGCATCACCAGTCTTCTACGTTCTCGATTCCAAACCGCGCTGGCTCCGTTGGCGGACGATGTCGCGCCGCTGCTGGAGATGATTCGGCCGTCGCAGGACCCAAAATTCGGCGACTTCCAGGCCAACTGCGCCATGCCGCTGGCGAAGAAACTTGGCAAAGCGCCTCGCGATATCGCTGCCGAAATCGTTGCGGCCCTGGACGTAGCCGATCTGTGTGAAACGCCGGAAGTGGCCGGTCCGGGCTTCATTAACCTGAAGCTGAAAGACGACTGGATTGCCGAACGCGTGCGATCCATCGCCGGGGATGATCGCCTGGGCGTTGCACCCGTTGAGCAGCCGAAGCATGTGATCGTCGATTATTCTTCGCCCAACGTCGCCAAGCCAATGCACGTCGGACACTTGCGCAGTTCCGTAATTGGTGATTCCATCTGCCGAACGCTAAAGTTCGCCGGTCACAAAGTCACTAGCGATAACCACATCGGCGATTGGGGGACTCAGTTCGGCATGATCATCTACGGTTACCGTAACTTCGTGGATGATGCCGCATATCAGGCCGATCCGGTTGCCGAGCTGGCTCGCCTGTACAAACTGGTCAACCAACTTTCTGACTACCATTCTGCCGCTGCCAAACTTCCGGAACTCAAACAGAAGCTGGAACAACAGCAGACAGATCTGGCCGAAGCCGAAGCGGCCGCCGATCCTGCTGACAAGAAGGCGAAGAAGAAACTGAAGAGTGACCGCAAGGCCGTCGACGCGACGCGCGATGCGATCAAATCGGCGGAAGAAAAAATTGCCGTTGTCGACGGTGACGCGGCATTGAAGACTCAGGCGGACGCTCACCCGGACATCGCCAAAGCAGCTCGTCAGGAAACATCAAAACTGCATGCAGGCGACGCGGACAACCAGAAACTGTGGGACGAATTTCTGCCAGCGTGTCTGCAGGCACTTAACCATGTCTACGACCGACTCGGCGTGAAGTTCGACCTGACTTTAGGCGAAAGCTACTACAACCCGATGCTGACCGATGTGGTTTCCGGGCTGAAGGAAAAGGGACTGGCGACGGAAAGCGACGGAGCCACATGCGTATTCCAGCCAGGCAACGACGCTCCGTTTATCGTGCAGAAATCCGACGGGGCCTACACATACGCCACCACTGACCTGGCCACCATCCAGTATCGCGTGGAAGAACTAAAGGCCGACGAAATTCTATACGTCGTGGACAAACGCCAGTCCGAACACTTCAACCTGCTGTTCGAAACCTGTCGGCGGTGGGGTTATGAAAACGTGACGTGTCAGCACGTCAGCTTCGGAACCGTGATGGGCAAAGACGGCAAGCCCTTCAAGACGCGGTCAGGAGACAACGTCGGCCTGGAAAGCCTGATTGAAGAAGCGATCGGCCGTGCGAAATCCATCGTCGATGAAAACGATGACCGTCGCGAAACGCCGATGCTGGACGATTCGCAGCGAGCCGACGTGGCCGAAATCGTCGGCACGGGCGGCATCAAATACGCAGACCTGCATCATAACCGCGACAGCGATTACACGTTCGACTGGGACAAAATGCTGGCCACCAGCGGCGACACGGCGACCTACATGCAATACGCCTACGCCAGAATCTGCGGGATCTTTCGGCAGCTTGAAATTGATCGCGATTCGCTAAAAACGGCAGGCGGCGAAGTGCTGCTGTCGACACCAGAAGAACGCGCGCTGTCGTTGCAGTTGATTCAGTTCGATTCGGCCATTGAATCAGTTTTGACGGACTACCGGCCCAACATGATGACGGCATGGTTGTTCGAAACTGCAGGCCGATTCAGTACGTTTTACGCAAACTGTTCGGTGCAGAAAGCGGAATCGCCGGAGCTGAAAAACAGTCGACTTGTATTGTGCGATTTGATGGCGCGGGCGTTAAAGACTGGGCTGAGTCTGCTGGGCATTCAGACAGCGGAAGTGTTGTAG
- a CDS encoding 6-bladed beta-propeller, producing MKRILPAIAVVFGIVQLLPVAEAQLPQPVRMGCGDMTFDTVPGWGLGEDGKSQIGATHGAVVIDKAGRIYTSAQLGVFVFSPDGKIVNRFLGDEYSNIHDMEIRNEADGEFIYGARNKNAEGIKFSAETGDIVLKLPFPKESGLDLKKFNPTAITVAPNGDIILSDGYASNHIFKFDKNGKYLMHFGSKGNGLKEFNTAHGMTLDTRYDPPRLLICDRNHTPPGFEKPRGRLLHYSLDGEFIDVVMTGLGMPTSATVQGDFVSVPDLNGRLVILDKTNVIIAVLGHNPDSSKGTNFGIKQEDWIEGIFSGTHGSYWDKDGNLYVQDWNVSGRIMKLVKVKS from the coding sequence ATGAAAAGAATCCTGCCCGCCATCGCCGTTGTATTTGGCATCGTTCAATTGCTGCCCGTCGCTGAGGCTCAACTACCTCAGCCAGTGCGAATGGGCTGCGGCGATATGACCTTCGACACGGTGCCCGGCTGGGGGCTGGGTGAGGACGGGAAATCGCAGATCGGGGCAACTCACGGAGCCGTCGTGATCGACAAGGCCGGACGGATTTACACGAGTGCCCAGTTGGGCGTGTTCGTGTTTTCGCCGGATGGGAAAATCGTCAACCGGTTTCTGGGTGACGAATATTCTAACATTCACGACATGGAAATTCGCAACGAAGCCGACGGCGAATTCATCTATGGAGCTCGCAACAAAAACGCCGAAGGCATCAAGTTCAGCGCGGAAACCGGCGACATCGTTTTGAAGCTGCCATTTCCCAAAGAATCGGGACTCGACCTGAAGAAGTTCAATCCCACGGCCATCACCGTCGCACCGAACGGGGACATCATTCTGTCGGACGGCTATGCCAGCAATCATATTTTCAAGTTCGACAAGAACGGCAAGTACCTGATGCACTTTGGTTCCAAAGGCAACGGGCTGAAGGAATTCAACACGGCTCACGGCATGACGCTGGATACGCGCTACGATCCACCTCGACTGCTGATTTGCGACCGCAACCACACACCGCCCGGATTCGAAAAGCCTCGCGGACGACTGTTGCACTACAGCCTCGACGGTGAATTCATCGACGTCGTGATGACGGGTCTGGGAATGCCGACGTCCGCCACTGTGCAGGGCGATTTCGTTTCGGTGCCGGACCTGAACGGCCGACTCGTGATTCTCGATAAGACCAACGTCATTATCGCCGTGCTGGGTCACAACCCTGATTCCTCGAAAGGAACGAACTTCGGCATCAAGCAGGAAGACTGGATCGAAGGCATCTTCAGCGGGACTCACGGTTCGTACTGGGACAAGGACGGAAACCTGTACGTGCAGGATTGGAACGTGTCCGGACGAATTATGAAGCTGGTGAAGGTGAAGAGTTAG